In a genomic window of Taylorella equigenitalis ATCC 35865:
- a CDS encoding HlyD family secretion protein gives MKKIIIILILVAIAGGSYWYFTRQNESLPEGIVSTNGRLVMNRLDLASLYPGRIHEIHVKEGDDIKKDQVLVSLSSDQSKSQLAATEAAQNRAKVATERVQSEIDARNQQMKVAELEYSNAKKLYNQRLISSVELSRRKLDYETAKAAVDAATAGLAEAEAGVEQANAQVNAVKSADSDLEVKSPIDGRVEFVIVQKGNVIGPGSKVVSLLDPTDIYMNVFLPTQDIAKLKLNSEARIVLDGVDAVFPAKVVFISSKAQFTPKYVETKTERDKLMYKVKLQIPPELSIKYNAYLKGGLTGVAYFNFTDEGTWPSILEIKNPPSEIK, from the coding sequence ATGAAAAAAATTATTATTATCTTAATTTTGGTAGCAATAGCAGGTGGTTCCTATTGGTATTTCACTCGACAAAATGAATCATTGCCAGAAGGGATTGTCTCTACTAACGGACGATTAGTTATGAATCGTTTGGACTTAGCTAGTTTATATCCTGGTAGAATCCATGAGATCCATGTGAAAGAAGGTGATGATATAAAGAAAGATCAAGTCTTAGTATCACTTTCTTCTGATCAGTCTAAGTCCCAATTAGCAGCTACCGAGGCAGCACAAAACAGGGCCAAAGTTGCAACTGAAAGAGTTCAGTCAGAAATTGATGCTAGAAATCAGCAGATGAAAGTTGCTGAATTAGAGTATTCAAACGCAAAAAAACTTTACAACCAAAGGTTGATATCATCTGTAGAACTATCACGTAGAAAACTAGACTACGAGACAGCTAAAGCGGCTGTAGATGCTGCTACTGCTGGGCTGGCTGAAGCTGAAGCTGGTGTTGAGCAAGCTAACGCTCAAGTAAATGCAGTTAAATCTGCGGACAGCGATTTAGAGGTTAAATCCCCTATTGACGGTAGAGTTGAATTTGTTATTGTTCAAAAGGGTAATGTAATAGGCCCAGGCAGTAAGGTTGTATCTTTGTTGGATCCAACTGATATTTATATGAATGTGTTCTTGCCTACACAGGATATTGCCAAACTTAAGCTTAATTCAGAGGCCCGTATAGTTTTAGATGGGGTAGATGCAGTATTTCCAGCTAAAGTTGTGTTTATTTCTTCAAAAGCTCAATTTACTCCAAAATATGTTGAGACAAAAACTGAACGAGATAAGCTTATGTATAAAGTTAAGCTCCAAATTCCACCTGAGTTATCTATCAAATACAATGCATATTTAAAAGGTGGTTTAACAGGTGTTGCATACTTTAACTTTACTGATGAAGGAACATGGCCTTCTATTCTAGAAATTAAGAATCCGCCTTCAGAAATTAAATAA
- the rbbA gene encoding ribosome-associated ATPase/putative transporter RbbA — MEYSVSIRNLVHNYGKTKALRGINLDIPSNCTVGLIGPDGVGKSTLLGVIVGVKKLQSGSVRVLGKNIAQSFSRDHLSHEIAFMPQGLGHNLYPTLSIYENIDFHARLYGLRGKYKHQRIMQLMQATNLASFSDRPAGKLSGGMKQKLSLCCALVHSPKLLVLDEPTTGVDPLSRQQFWDLVENIRATSGDMTVIVSTAYIDEAEQFDFLIAMDDGRVLVADKTADVLANSGFETLEETYISLLPKEKQTNPNGIYKAPLVINPKEPFVMEAKDLCKKFGDFTAVRDVDFEIHKGEIFGFLGANGCGKSTTMKMLTGLVEPTSGKAWLLGHDIDPNDISTRKRVGYMSQSFSLYEELTVYENLLLHARLYEMGVKERKVAIEQAMKDYELTDVAKVKPSNLPLGIRQRLQLAAAILHSPDVLILDEPTSGVDPAARDMFWEQLIHLSRDKQMTIFVSTHFMNEAERCDRISLMNQGEVLAVGTPQELVEAKGAENLEQAFIAYLIDAQASNEKDSVAHAENFSENQEPKEVIKSNHPFGFLSLIKTFAIREGKELLRDKIRLFFAVFGPIFLMLGASLGISFDIHDIKFSVLDQDRTSESRSLIEKFEGSPYFLALPEINEPSQIPKLIQSGKVRVVVTISEGFGRSLLRSERPEVHFILDGAVPFFASNIQGYIEGMVNDYVQERLSHLPVDLTLPFSIEPRYVYNQDFKSLFSITPGMIMMALMMVPAIMTALGVVREKEIGSIMNLYGSPATKLEFLIGKQLPYVFVSFLSYLAMIFLAVFILRVPIKGSFLAMSLGAILMICASTSFGLLVSSFVNSQVAAIFATAITGLIPALNYSGLLFPVSNLTGLDVVVAWGFPTAWYQLISIGAFTKGLDFFSFIEPYMALLGFTAFYLLLASFILKKQEK, encoded by the coding sequence ATGGAATATTCCGTCTCGATTAGAAACTTAGTTCATAATTACGGAAAGACTAAGGCACTTCGAGGCATCAACCTAGATATCCCATCTAATTGTACAGTTGGTCTTATCGGTCCAGATGGCGTAGGAAAATCTACACTATTAGGGGTTATAGTTGGAGTTAAAAAACTCCAGTCGGGTTCTGTTCGTGTTCTAGGAAAAAACATTGCTCAAAGTTTCTCTAGGGATCATTTATCTCACGAGATTGCGTTTATGCCTCAGGGACTTGGACATAATCTTTATCCTACCCTTTCTATATACGAGAATATAGATTTTCATGCTCGATTATATGGCTTAAGAGGTAAGTATAAGCATCAAAGAATTATGCAATTGATGCAAGCGACTAACTTAGCTTCTTTTTCAGATAGGCCAGCTGGGAAATTGTCAGGAGGTATGAAGCAAAAACTAAGTCTTTGCTGTGCACTTGTGCATTCTCCTAAACTTCTAGTTCTCGATGAACCTACCACGGGTGTGGACCCACTTTCTAGGCAGCAGTTCTGGGATCTCGTTGAAAATATTCGTGCGACTTCAGGAGATATGACCGTAATCGTTTCTACTGCATATATTGATGAGGCAGAGCAATTTGATTTTTTAATTGCAATGGATGATGGACGAGTCTTAGTTGCTGATAAAACTGCAGATGTTTTGGCAAATAGCGGTTTTGAAACCCTTGAAGAGACATATATAAGTTTATTGCCAAAAGAAAAACAAACCAATCCAAATGGCATATACAAAGCACCTCTTGTTATTAATCCCAAAGAACCTTTTGTTATGGAAGCAAAGGATTTATGTAAAAAATTTGGAGATTTTACTGCTGTTCGAGATGTTGATTTCGAAATCCACAAGGGTGAGATTTTTGGTTTTTTAGGGGCAAACGGCTGCGGAAAATCTACCACCATGAAGATGCTTACTGGTTTGGTAGAACCTACGAGCGGGAAAGCGTGGCTTTTAGGGCATGATATAGACCCTAATGATATTTCTACTAGAAAACGTGTTGGCTATATGTCCCAATCGTTTTCACTATATGAAGAGCTCACAGTTTATGAAAATCTTCTTCTACATGCCCGTTTATATGAAATGGGAGTCAAAGAAAGGAAAGTTGCCATTGAACAGGCGATGAAAGACTATGAGCTTACTGACGTGGCAAAAGTTAAGCCCTCAAATTTACCCTTAGGTATTCGTCAGAGGCTTCAGTTAGCTGCTGCGATTTTGCATTCTCCCGATGTGTTAATTTTAGATGAGCCGACATCAGGTGTAGATCCTGCGGCTAGAGATATGTTTTGGGAGCAGTTAATTCATTTATCGCGTGATAAGCAAATGACCATATTTGTATCTACTCACTTTATGAATGAAGCTGAGCGTTGCGATAGAATATCTCTTATGAATCAAGGTGAAGTTCTTGCCGTTGGGACACCGCAAGAACTAGTTGAAGCCAAAGGTGCGGAAAACTTAGAGCAAGCTTTTATCGCATATTTGATTGATGCACAGGCGTCCAATGAAAAGGATTCCGTAGCCCACGCAGAGAATTTCTCAGAAAACCAAGAGCCTAAGGAAGTTATAAAATCAAATCATCCATTTGGATTTTTATCCTTAATCAAAACCTTTGCAATTAGAGAGGGCAAGGAGCTTTTGAGAGATAAGATTAGACTGTTTTTTGCAGTATTTGGTCCTATATTCCTTATGCTTGGGGCTTCTCTTGGTATTTCATTTGACATACACGATATTAAATTTTCAGTTTTAGATCAGGATAGAACTTCTGAAAGTAGGTCATTGATTGAAAAATTTGAAGGTTCTCCTTATTTTTTAGCACTTCCAGAAATTAATGAACCCTCGCAAATTCCTAAACTAATTCAGTCTGGTAAAGTACGTGTTGTGGTCACCATCTCCGAAGGGTTTGGTAGATCTTTATTAAGGTCTGAAAGACCAGAGGTTCATTTTATTCTTGACGGTGCAGTTCCTTTTTTTGCAAGCAATATTCAAGGCTATATTGAAGGAATGGTTAATGATTATGTGCAGGAGCGCCTCTCGCATTTACCAGTTGATTTGACATTGCCATTTAGTATTGAACCTCGATATGTTTACAATCAGGATTTTAAAAGCTTGTTTTCTATCACACCAGGTATGATTATGATGGCACTTATGATGGTGCCTGCCATTATGACAGCCTTAGGTGTAGTTCGCGAAAAGGAAATCGGTTCAATTATGAATTTATACGGTTCTCCAGCCACAAAATTAGAATTTCTTATAGGTAAACAGCTTCCGTATGTATTTGTTTCCTTTTTAAGCTACTTAGCTATGATATTTTTGGCAGTCTTTATTTTGCGAGTTCCAATTAAGGGTAGCTTTTTGGCAATGAGTTTGGGTGCGATTCTTATGATTTGTGCATCTACTTCATTTGGATTGTTAGTATCAAGTTTTGTAAATTCACAAGTCGCAGCTATTTTTGCAACAGCCATAACTGGTTTGATTCCTGCACTTAATTATTCAGGTCTTTTGTTCCCCGTGTCTAACTTGACTGGTTTAGATGTTGTTGTTGCGTGGGGTTTTCCAACAGCTTGGTACCAGTTGATTAGTATTGGAGCTTTTACTAAAGGATTAGATTTTTTTAGTTTTATTGAACCCTATATGGCTTTACTGGGATTTACTGCCTTTTATCTTTTATTAGCAAGCTTTATTCTTAAGAAGCAGGAGAAATAG